The sequence ACCTTCAGGACTCCTTCGACACCACGGTCGGCGAGGGAGCGGAACGCCTCCACCGACCCCTGCGGATAACGCTCATCACCGGTTTCTTCGGCGGACTCGAGGTGGGTCTCGGGATCATGGCCCTCCTCGCGGTCCTGGACGAGACCGGCAGTCACCTGCTGGCGGGCCTCGCCTTCAGCATCGGCTTCATCGCGCTGCTGCTGGCCCACTCGGAGCTGTTCACCGAGAACTTCCTCGTGCCGATCGCCGCCCTGGTGGCTCGGGAGGGCTCCTTCGGCCAGCTCGTCAAGCTGTGGGCGGGGACCCTCCTCGCCAACCTCGTCGGCGGCTGGATCTTCATGTGGTTCGTGGTCCAGGCGTTCCCGCAGTGGCACGAGCTCCTGTCGACGTCGGCCCACCACTTCGTCGACGCGCCCTTCTCGCTCCAGTCCGTGATCCTCGCCGTCCTCGGCGGGAGCACCATCACCCTGATGACCCGCATGCAGCAGGGGACCGACTCCGACACGGCGAAGATCGTCGCCGCCGTCGCGGGCGCGTTCCTCCTCGGCGGACTCCAGCTGTTCCACTCGATCCTGGACTCGCTGCTCATCTTCGGTGCGATCCAGGCCGGTGCCGACATCGACTACGGGCAGTGGCTCGGCTGGTTCGGCTACACGCTGCTGTTCAACATCCTCGGGGGCCTGGTGCTGGTGACCGCCCTGCGGCTCGTCCGCACGAAAGAGCTGCTCGACGACAAGCTGGAGGACGACCAGCAGGCGGGCGACCAGCAGGCGAGCGACGCCCGATCCTGACCGCCTGTTGTACCCGGGCGGTCAGCGGCCGCACACCGGTCGGCGCGTAGGACGGGAAGCGTCCACGGGATCGACCGGGGGCATGACGAATCGGAGAGAACACATGGCACACGGAGTCGCAACCGTCTGGGTCCCCGTCACCGACATGAAGCGGGCGGTCGCGTTCTACCGCGACACCCTGCAGCTCGAGGTGAAGAGCGAGGACACCGACTGGTCGGAGCTCGACGCCGGCGGCCTGATGATCGGCCTCAACGGGCGCGAGGACGCAGCGGTCTCGTCGTCGGGTGGAGCGGTCATCTCGTTCCAGCCGGACGGCAGCATCGAGGACGAGCTCGAGACGCTGAAGAGCCGGGGCGCAGACATCCAGGGTGAGATCAGCGAGCACCCGTGGGGCCGGATCCTGCCCTTCAAGGACACCGAGGGCAACGACCTGCAGCTGTACTCGCCGCCCAAGGCCTGAGGCAGAGGCGGCCTGAGCCCGACGGTGGCTGAGGTCGACCCGGGCTCAGCACGTCGGGCCGGACCGACACGACGTCGCCGGTGGCAGAAGCCACCGGCGACGAGCGTGATGTGGAACGGTCAGGCAGTCGCCTGGACGGCGAGCTCGCGAGCCGGAGCGAAGAAGTCGGCGTAGCTGGGGCCGTCGGTGGCGATGCCGGCAGGGCGGAAGCCTGCGGGGCGGATCTCAGCGACCGGGCTGACGACGGACGCGGCACTCGCGAGCGGTGTGGCGCGTGCCTGCCCGAGAGCCTGGAGCTCGGCATCGTTCATGAAGCCGCGGCGGCGCTTCGGGTAGGCGTGGATCTTGACCGGGGCGACGCCCTCGGCGCGGAGGTACGCGCTCATGCCGCGTCCGCCGAGGGGGCGTCGAAGAGCTCGGAGAGGTCCATGGGCTGGGTGTCCTCGAGCCAGAGGTCGGAGGGTCGTGCGCCGGCCGCGCGGAGCGGGGCGTGAGCGCGATTTCGGGGTCGCGAAGTAGACATCGGTCGTCTCATTCCTGGTGGCCTGCACCACCTGAGTAATCACCTGTCGAGCAGCGGCCCCGCCGTGAATCGGGGCCTCAGCACCGCCGTGAATCGGTGCCGATGCGATTATGCACCCAATCGCTAGTTGATCTAACTAGCTGCCTCCGGAGTGCGTTTTCGGGATACGGAACCTAGAGAGCCTGCGTCGGGACGTCGATGCCGGAGATGCGCGGCAGGGTGTCGAGCGTGCGTCCGGAGGCCGGGCGCCGCGACTCGAGCTGCTCGACGACGAGTGCCGCGAGGTCTTCCAGGTTGAGGAGGTCGTCGGCCGTCGTCTCGTGCGGGACGGTGTCCAGCACCGAGAGGGTTCCCAGCGTCGAGCCGTCGCTGCCGGTCAGGGGCACGCCGACGTAGAACCGGAGGCCGAGCGGCCCGGTGACGAGGTGGCTCTCGCGGACGCGCGGATCGACGAGACCGTCGTGGATGACCACGGGCACCGGTGACGGCGCCGAGCCGGGCGCGAGGCTGATCTGACGGGCGATGTCGGCGACCTGCTCTCCGAAGTACGAGCGGAACAGCGTTCGCTCGCCGTCGATGACGCT comes from Frondihabitans peucedani and encodes:
- a CDS encoding formate/nitrite transporter family protein gives rise to the protein MSDQRRRELGESDGPVEDDLQDSFDTTVGEGAERLHRPLRITLITGFFGGLEVGLGIMALLAVLDETGSHLLAGLAFSIGFIALLLAHSELFTENFLVPIAALVAREGSFGQLVKLWAGTLLANLVGGWIFMWFVVQAFPQWHELLSTSAHHFVDAPFSLQSVILAVLGGSTITLMTRMQQGTDSDTAKIVAAVAGAFLLGGLQLFHSILDSLLIFGAIQAGADIDYGQWLGWFGYTLLFNILGGLVLVTALRLVRTKELLDDKLEDDQQAGDQQASDARS
- a CDS encoding VOC family protein, whose amino-acid sequence is MAHGVATVWVPVTDMKRAVAFYRDTLQLEVKSEDTDWSELDAGGLMIGLNGREDAAVSSSGGAVISFQPDGSIEDELETLKSRGADIQGEISEHPWGRILPFKDTEGNDLQLYSPPKA